One Bacteroidota bacterium genomic region harbors:
- a CDS encoding 2-oxoacid:acceptor oxidoreductase subunit alpha, with product MSDVPAAAAGAAASSSKPVRPLSEVTILFAGDSGDGMQLTGSQFTLATALARNDLATLPDFPAEIRAPAGTTYGVSGFQLHFGSGEIHTPGDEVDLLVAMNPAALAVNLHRVRKAAPGRSAGAVLVNTDAFEKRNFELAHIDSNPLEDGTLDGYEVFKIELNRLTRETLAEHAEEHGLGTQDVDRCKNMFALGLALWLYTRPLEPAQDWLTEKFARKPAIRDANLKALKAGYFFGETTEVFAARYEVAPATLAPGTYRAIKGNDALALGLVAAKVKSGLDLVYGTYPITPASDLLHALSKYKDFGIRTVQAEDEIAAIGVALGTAFGGHLGVTGTSGPGLALKTEFLGLALMTELPLVLIDVQRAGPSTGMPTKTEQSDLLMAVYGRNGDGPLPVIAASSPGDCYEVAYEACRIAVKYMTPVIVLSDGYLGNGSEPWRIPDPDGLTPFEVAFTTETNNPKGDFLPYVRDAATLARPWVRPGTPGLEHRLGGLEKDSRTGGVSYDPANHQHMTKTRAEKVQRVRAEIPPCVVDGDEDGTLVIGWGSTRGAIEVGVERARAAGHRAGHLHLRWVWPLPDDLGDVLARYDRVLVPELNNGQLVRLLREQYLVDAQPVTKVQGLPFKAAEIEDAIVDRP from the coding sequence ATGTCTGACGTCCCTGCGGCTGCCGCTGGTGCTGCCGCTTCCAGTTCCAAGCCGGTCCGACCGCTCTCCGAAGTCACGATCCTGTTCGCGGGCGACTCCGGCGACGGGATGCAGCTCACGGGCAGCCAGTTCACGCTGGCGACGGCGCTCGCGCGCAACGACCTCGCGACGCTGCCCGACTTCCCTGCCGAGATCCGCGCCCCCGCGGGCACGACCTACGGCGTCTCGGGCTTCCAACTCCACTTCGGCTCCGGCGAGATTCACACGCCCGGCGACGAGGTCGACCTCCTCGTGGCGATGAACCCGGCGGCGCTGGCCGTCAACCTCCACCGTGTTCGCAAGGCGGCACCGGGGCGGTCTGCCGGGGCCGTGCTCGTCAACACCGATGCCTTCGAGAAGCGCAACTTCGAACTGGCGCACATCGACTCGAATCCGCTCGAAGACGGCACGCTCGACGGCTACGAGGTCTTCAAGATCGAACTCAACCGGCTCACCCGCGAGACGCTCGCCGAGCATGCGGAGGAGCACGGACTGGGTACGCAGGACGTCGACCGCTGCAAGAACATGTTCGCCCTCGGGCTGGCGCTGTGGCTCTACACGCGACCCCTTGAGCCGGCGCAGGACTGGCTGACCGAGAAGTTCGCCCGCAAGCCCGCGATCCGCGACGCGAACCTGAAGGCGCTCAAGGCGGGCTACTTCTTCGGCGAGACGACCGAGGTGTTCGCGGCGCGCTACGAGGTGGCGCCCGCCACGCTCGCGCCGGGCACCTACCGCGCCATCAAGGGCAACGATGCCCTCGCGCTCGGCCTCGTCGCGGCGAAGGTCAAAAGCGGCCTCGACCTCGTCTATGGCACCTACCCGATCACGCCCGCCTCGGACCTGCTCCACGCGCTGAGCAAGTACAAGGACTTCGGCATCCGAACGGTCCAGGCCGAGGACGAGATCGCCGCCATTGGCGTAGCGCTCGGGACTGCGTTTGGCGGGCACCTCGGCGTGACGGGTACCTCCGGGCCGGGCCTCGCACTCAAGACGGAGTTCCTCGGCCTCGCGCTCATGACCGAACTGCCGCTCGTCTTGATCGACGTGCAGCGCGCCGGGCCGTCCACGGGCATGCCGACGAAGACGGAGCAGTCCGACCTCCTGATGGCCGTCTACGGCCGCAACGGCGACGGCCCGCTCCCGGTCATCGCCGCGAGTTCGCCGGGCGACTGCTACGAGGTCGCCTATGAGGCGTGCCGCATCGCGGTGAAGTACATGACGCCGGTGATCGTCCTCTCCGACGGCTACCTCGGCAACGGCTCCGAGCCCTGGCGCATCCCCGACCCGGATGGCCTGACGCCGTTCGAGGTCGCCTTCACGACGGAGACCAATAACCCCAAGGGGGACTTCCTGCCCTACGTTCGCGACGCAGCGACGCTCGCCCGTCCGTGGGTGCGCCCCGGCACGCCCGGCCTGGAGCACCGCCTCGGCGGGCTCGAAAAGGACAGCCGCACGGGCGGCGTATCGTACGACCCCGCCAACCACCAGCACATGACCAAGACGCGCGCTGAGAAGGTGCAGCGCGTCCGCGCCGAGATCCCGCCGTGTGTCGTCGACGGCGATGAGGACGGGACGCTCGTCATCGGCTGGGGCTCCACGCGTGGGGCCATCGAGGTGGGCGTCGAGCGCGCCCGCGCCGCTGGGCATCGCGCCGGGCACCTCCACCTGCGCTGGGTCTGGCCGCTTCCTGACGACCTCGGCGATGTGCTGGCCCGCTACGACCGCGTCCTCGTCCCCGAACTCAACAACGGCCAACTGGTCCGCCTCCTCCGCGAGCAATACCTCGTCGACGCGCAGCCTGTCACGAAGGTGCAAGGCTTGCCCTTCAAGGCCGCCGAGATCGAAGACGCGATTGTTGACCGTCCCTAG
- a CDS encoding RluA family pseudouridine synthase produces the protein MSASQQPAEEQPAEERIEQEVVLDVPAGQVADTRLDVYITRFLPNVTRSKVQRGIKDGRVSVNGAVVTKPSTVVQAGDRLVAKVLRPPPIELTPEAIPLDIVYEDDVLLVVNKPAGMVVHPAYGHRSGTLVNALLYHVGAGPLAYDDIEEEDDEDVGLATQDAGPRFEGDPVVRPGLVHRLDKDTTGLMVVAKTDAALSHLAKQFAARTTRRLYLALVWGVPDPPVQHIETELGRSPRDRKRMAVVKPGRGKHAITHLETLEAHAHTALCRFRLETGRTHQIRVHARHLGHPLFGDRTYDGNRIVYGSAVGSRAKFMANLFAALPRQALHAHTLGFAHPVTEEPMDFEAPLPDDMAHVLERLRTVEPA, from the coding sequence ATGAGCGCAAGCCAACAGCCTGCGGAGGAGCAACCCGCCGAAGAGCGAATCGAGCAAGAGGTCGTCCTCGACGTGCCCGCCGGGCAGGTTGCGGACACCCGGCTCGATGTCTACATCACGCGGTTCCTCCCGAACGTCACGCGCTCGAAGGTGCAGCGCGGCATCAAGGACGGACGGGTGTCGGTCAACGGGGCCGTCGTGACGAAGCCGTCGACCGTCGTGCAGGCGGGCGACCGGCTCGTAGCGAAGGTGCTGCGCCCGCCGCCCATCGAACTGACACCGGAGGCGATCCCGCTCGACATCGTCTACGAGGACGACGTGCTGCTCGTGGTCAACAAGCCTGCAGGGATGGTGGTGCACCCGGCGTACGGGCATCGCTCGGGCACGCTCGTCAATGCGCTGCTGTACCATGTCGGGGCTGGCCCGCTCGCCTACGACGACATCGAAGAGGAAGACGACGAGGACGTGGGGCTGGCCACGCAGGACGCCGGGCCACGCTTCGAGGGTGACCCCGTCGTGCGGCCGGGCCTCGTGCACCGCCTCGACAAAGACACGACGGGCCTGATGGTAGTCGCCAAGACCGACGCGGCGCTGAGCCACCTCGCCAAGCAGTTCGCGGCGCGCACGACGCGGCGGCTGTACCTCGCGCTCGTCTGGGGTGTCCCCGACCCGCCTGTGCAGCACATCGAGACAGAGCTGGGCCGCAGCCCGCGCGACCGCAAGCGGATGGCGGTCGTTAAGCCGGGGCGCGGCAAGCACGCGATCACGCACCTGGAGACGCTGGAGGCCCACGCGCACACCGCGCTCTGTCGCTTTCGGCTGGAGACAGGCCGCACACACCAGATCCGTGTCCACGCGCGCCACCTCGGCCACCCCCTCTTCGGCGACCGCACCTACGACGGCAATCGCATCGTCTACGGTTCCGCCGTGGGCAGCCGGGCGAAGTTCATGGCCAACCTCTTTGCCGCGCTGCCGCGCCAGGCACTCCACGCGCACACGCTGGGCTTCGCGCACCCCGTCACCGAGGAGCCGATGGACTTCGAGGCACCGCTCCCGGACGACATGGCGCACGTGCTGGAGCGCCTACGCACGGTTGAGCCTGCGTGA
- the hisS gene encoding histidine--tRNA ligase has product MSFQTIKGTFDILPDGATTAGAHAYGSAAWRHVEGVVRDVMARFHVREIRTPVFEPTALVARGVGGSTDIVQKEMFAFTRGDTDYVLRPEVTAPVMRSYLQHHLQQKGGTQRLFYIGPCFRAEEPQKGRYRQFHQFGVEFIGTPSPLADAECIALMLAVYDALGITGHTLRLNTLGDPAARRAYVDALRQYLEPHTADLTETSQQRLQTNPLRILDTKDEREQAILAAAPRLPEMVSDPSKAHYAEVKARLGDLGIAYVEDPALVRGLDYYTETAFELVSGDLGAQSALGGGGRYDGLAEAVGSSQTVPAVGFASGFERLFLALDAQGIALPDPAPLTAFLVALGDEAQAWAFQTAYALRDRGVRTALDLKGRSMKAQMKEANRQAARYAVIVGKDELDQGVVQLRDLAASDQREVAAADLADVLAAAQDEG; this is encoded by the coding sequence ATGAGCTTCCAGACGATCAAAGGTACCTTCGACATCCTCCCGGACGGCGCGACGACGGCCGGGGCGCACGCCTATGGCTCGGCCGCGTGGCGGCACGTGGAGGGCGTCGTGCGCGATGTGATGGCGCGCTTCCACGTCCGCGAGATCCGTACGCCCGTCTTCGAGCCGACGGCGCTCGTGGCGCGCGGCGTCGGCGGCTCGACTGACATCGTGCAGAAGGAGATGTTCGCCTTCACGCGCGGCGACACGGACTACGTGCTTCGCCCCGAGGTCACCGCGCCCGTGATGCGGTCGTACCTCCAGCACCACCTCCAGCAGAAGGGCGGCACGCAGCGGCTGTTCTACATCGGCCCGTGCTTCCGCGCCGAGGAGCCGCAGAAGGGCCGCTACCGCCAGTTCCACCAGTTTGGCGTCGAGTTCATCGGCACCCCGTCGCCGCTGGCCGACGCCGAGTGCATTGCGCTGATGCTCGCCGTCTACGACGCGCTCGGCATCACGGGCCACACGCTGCGCCTCAACACGCTCGGCGACCCGGCCGCGCGGCGCGCCTACGTGGACGCGCTGCGGCAGTACCTCGAACCGCACACCGCCGACCTCACGGAGACGAGCCAGCAGCGGCTCCAGACGAACCCGCTCCGCATCCTCGACACGAAGGACGAGCGCGAGCAGGCCATCCTCGCCGCCGCCCCGCGCCTGCCCGAGATGGTGTCCGACCCCAGCAAGGCGCACTACGCCGAGGTGAAGGCGCGCCTCGGCGACCTCGGCATCGCGTACGTGGAGGACCCGGCGCTCGTGCGCGGGCTCGACTACTACACCGAGACGGCGTTCGAACTCGTCTCCGGAGACCTCGGGGCGCAGAGTGCGCTCGGTGGGGGCGGGCGCTACGACGGCCTCGCCGAAGCCGTCGGCAGCAGCCAGACCGTCCCGGCCGTCGGCTTCGCGTCGGGCTTCGAGCGCCTCTTCCTCGCCCTCGACGCGCAGGGCATCGCCCTCCCCGACCCCGCGCCGCTGACGGCGTTCCTCGTAGCCCTCGGCGACGAGGCGCAGGCCTGGGCCTTCCAGACCGCCTATGCGCTTCGCGACCGGGGCGTCCGCACGGCGCTCGACCTCAAAGGCCGCTCGATGAAGGCGCAGATGAAGGAGGCCAACCGCCAGGCCGCCCGCTACGCCGTAATCGTCGGGAAGGACGAACTCGACCAGGGCGTCGTCCAACTGCGCGACCTCGCCGCCAGCGACCAGCGCGAAGTCGCCGCCGCCGACCTCGCCGACGTGCTAGCCGCCGCGCAAGACGAAGGATGA
- a CDS encoding dipeptidase yields the protein MARLLLLVSLVLLLGCAEPAPAQQPSRIAPSRIARGPSDTVRVAPGSLDALTSLDALMIADTVLFADGGDVRLGEPLKSRLLAQDAENGDTLWQRALELHYDALVLDGHIDTPTLVLDDGYDFTRRYQRRRGSRHVDLPRMIEGGLDGAFFAAYVSSRYGEGEAATERARAMHRTFVEQVAQDERVELARTAADVRRITAAGRRAVLWGLEGGHALQGDVEVLREFADLGIRYVTLTHVNTNAWADASQSRPRWGGLNDLGRDLVREMNRLGVLVDVSHTSDETFYDALAVSQAPVIASHSSARAKVDAVRNLDDAMLRALAENGGVVMINFFDYVVNENLTRDVMDAALQRVRTEHGGNLRMYWTAVAAEKRARGLPGGTWEDIVDHIDHAVQVAGVDHVGLGSDFDGVFALPEGMEDVTRLPRITYGLLKRGYAEDDIRKILGLNTLRVLEEAERVASSMQGAGE from the coding sequence ATGGCCCGCCTGCTTCTCCTCGTCAGTCTCGTCCTGCTTCTCGGCTGCGCGGAGCCAGCGCCGGCGCAGCAGCCGTCGCGGATCGCGCCGTCACGGATCGCGCGGGGGCCGAGCGACACGGTGCGCGTGGCCCCGGGCTCGCTCGATGCGTTGACGTCGCTCGACGCGCTGATGATCGCCGACACGGTGCTGTTTGCCGACGGTGGCGACGTGCGCCTCGGCGAGCCGCTCAAGAGCCGACTGCTTGCCCAAGACGCCGAGAATGGGGACACGCTCTGGCAGCGTGCGCTCGAACTACACTACGACGCGCTTGTCCTCGACGGCCACATCGACACGCCGACGCTGGTGCTCGACGACGGCTACGACTTCACGCGCCGTTATCAGCGCCGCCGCGGCAGTCGCCACGTCGACCTCCCCCGCATGATCGAGGGCGGCCTCGACGGAGCCTTCTTCGCCGCGTATGTCTCGTCGCGCTACGGCGAGGGCGAGGCGGCCACGGAGCGCGCCCGCGCGATGCACCGGACGTTCGTGGAGCAGGTCGCGCAGGACGAGCGCGTCGAGCTCGCCCGCACCGCCGCCGACGTGCGCCGCATCACCGCCGCGGGCCGCCGCGCCGTGCTCTGGGGCCTCGAAGGCGGCCACGCGCTCCAGGGCGACGTGGAGGTCCTGCGCGAGTTCGCCGACCTCGGCATCCGCTACGTCACGCTCACGCACGTCAACACCAACGCCTGGGCCGACGCCTCGCAGAGCCGCCCGCGCTGGGGCGGCCTCAACGACCTCGGGCGCGACCTCGTCCGCGAGATGAACCGCCTCGGCGTCCTCGTGGACGTCTCGCACACCTCCGACGAGACGTTCTACGACGCGCTCGCCGTGAGCCAGGCACCGGTCATCGCGAGCCACTCGTCGGCGCGCGCGAAGGTGGATGCTGTGCGCAACCTGGACGACGCCATGCTGCGTGCGCTGGCCGAGAACGGCGGCGTGGTAATGATCAACTTCTTCGACTACGTCGTCAACGAGAACCTGACGCGGGACGTGATGGACGCGGCGCTGCAGCGGGTCCGCACCGAGCACGGCGGCAACCTGCGGATGTACTGGACGGCCGTCGCCGCCGAGAAGCGTGCGCGCGGCCTGCCTGGAGGGACGTGGGAGGACATCGTGGATCACATCGACCACGCGGTGCAGGTGGCGGGCGTGGACCACGTGGGCCTCGGCTCCGACTTCGACGGCGTCTTTGCGCTGCCCGAGGGCATGGAGGACGTGACGCGTCTGCCTCGCATTACCTACGGCCTGCTCAAGCGCGGCTACGCGGAGGACGACATCCGGAAGATCCTCGGCCTCAACACGCTGCGGGTGCTGGAAGAGGCGGAGCGGGTAGCGTCGTCGATGCAGGGTGCAGGGGAATAG
- a CDS encoding thiamine pyrophosphate-dependent enzyme: protein MSEENTPQNEGKRPPVPGGAKPARPTQPVGKRPPTTKPALPPSIAGKKPTGPPKAGGKKPTRPPGAKPARPGVKPPGKPPGARPTKPPALRTVTPPGGDGDVASLPVLTRKDFASDADVRWCPGCGDYAVLAAVQRVLPELTERKEDVVFISGIGCSSRFPYYMDTYGMHSIHGRAPTVATGLKAARPDLDVWLITGDGDALSIGGNHFAHLMRRNLECQIILFNNQIYGLTKGQYSPTSEVGKVTKSTPYGSLDHPFNPAAFALGADATFVARTLDRDAKHMTEMLRRAHRHTGTGFVEVYQNCNIFNDGAFFDFTERQSKPRRTVFVQHGQPLTFDKGQHGLRLDGLKLEAVDLTGDRSADDCLVYDETDRTMAHAVITQLFWDAEMPRPFGVFYVEGRPTYDTELQRQVEAVTKKKGAGDLRTLLHDAETWTIS from the coding sequence ATGAGCGAAGAGAACACGCCGCAGAACGAAGGCAAGCGCCCGCCGGTGCCTGGGGGTGCGAAGCCCGCGCGGCCGACCCAACCCGTTGGCAAGCGCCCGCCGACCACGAAGCCCGCGCTCCCGCCGTCGATTGCGGGGAAGAAGCCTACTGGGCCGCCCAAGGCTGGCGGCAAGAAGCCGACGCGGCCGCCTGGCGCGAAGCCGGCGCGTCCGGGCGTGAAGCCGCCCGGCAAGCCGCCTGGGGCGCGTCCCACGAAGCCGCCCGCGCTGCGTACGGTCACGCCGCCGGGGGGCGATGGGGACGTGGCGTCGCTGCCGGTCCTCACGCGCAAGGACTTCGCCTCCGACGCCGACGTGCGCTGGTGCCCCGGCTGCGGCGACTACGCCGTGCTCGCTGCCGTTCAACGCGTCCTGCCTGAACTGACAGAGCGCAAGGAGGACGTCGTCTTTATCTCGGGCATCGGCTGCTCGTCGCGCTTCCCGTACTACATGGATACCTACGGGATGCACTCGATCCACGGGCGCGCGCCCACGGTGGCGACAGGGCTCAAGGCGGCCCGGCCCGACCTCGACGTGTGGCTCATCACCGGCGACGGCGACGCGCTCTCGATCGGCGGCAACCACTTCGCGCACCTCATGCGGCGCAACCTAGAATGCCAGATCATCCTCTTCAACAACCAGATCTACGGGCTTACGAAAGGCCAGTACAGTCCTACGAGTGAAGTCGGCAAGGTCACCAAGTCGACGCCGTACGGCTCGCTCGACCACCCGTTCAACCCTGCGGCGTTTGCACTCGGGGCCGACGCCACCTTCGTCGCGCGCACGCTTGACCGCGACGCGAAGCACATGACCGAGATGCTCCGCCGCGCGCACCGCCACACCGGGACGGGCTTCGTGGAGGTCTACCAGAACTGCAACATCTTCAACGATGGGGCCTTCTTCGACTTCACCGAGCGCCAGTCGAAGCCGCGTCGGACCGTTTTCGTGCAGCACGGCCAGCCCCTCACCTTCGATAAGGGCCAGCATGGGCTGCGCCTCGACGGGCTGAAGCTCGAAGCTGTTGACCTCACGGGCGATCGGAGTGCCGACGACTGCCTCGTGTACGACGAGACGGACCGGACGATGGCGCACGCCGTCATCACGCAGCTCTTCTGGGATGCCGAGATGCCGCGGCCGTTCGGCGTGTTCTACGTCGAGGGCCGCCCGACGTACGACACCGAGTTGCAACGGCAGGTCGAGGCCGTCACGAAGAAAAAGGGCGCGGGCGACCTGCGCACGCTCCTCCACGACGCCGAGACCTGGACGATTTCGTGA
- a CDS encoding aminotransferase class V-fold PLP-dependent enzyme codes for MTDHLRALFPHTERMAYLDHASTGPLSQPVIDAVAAYLQQRHATQPNNYFDIAPTLDRGRARIAQVLGTQVERVEYAPNTSYALNVLAHGLDWQPGDRIAVPGCEFPANVFPWRSLEARGVAIDFIPTERGTFTLDAVAATLRAETRLVAVSWVQFLSGFRADLAALADLVHDHGALLSVDAIQGVGAVPIGADGGVEALGLDFLACGCHKWLMGMQGVGFFYVTEALQARLRPQLGWLNGPIDWDDLTAYDTTLHDDATRFRLGTLNTAGIVALDAALGVYHDVGPDAAWQHTQALTARLADGLDALGLPRYGSRDPDERAGIVTVAPDEVGQDADTLYEALAAEGIMTAVRDRKLRFAPSYTNTLDEIERALDVLGVALGASTMVAQ; via the coding sequence GTGACCGACCACCTCCGCGCTCTCTTTCCACACACGGAGCGGATGGCCTACCTCGACCACGCCTCGACCGGGCCGCTCAGCCAGCCTGTCATAGACGCGGTGGCGGCCTACCTCCAGCAGCGCCACGCGACGCAGCCGAACAACTACTTCGACATCGCGCCGACGCTTGACCGGGGCCGCGCGCGCATCGCGCAGGTGCTCGGCACGCAGGTCGAGCGCGTCGAGTATGCACCCAACACGTCGTATGCGCTCAACGTGCTCGCCCACGGCCTCGACTGGCAGCCGGGCGACCGCATTGCCGTGCCGGGGTGCGAGTTTCCGGCCAACGTCTTCCCGTGGCGCTCCCTCGAAGCGCGCGGCGTGGCGATCGACTTCATCCCGACGGAGCGCGGCACGTTCACGCTCGACGCCGTCGCCGCAACGCTGCGCGCCGAGACGCGCCTCGTGGCCGTGAGCTGGGTGCAGTTCCTCTCCGGCTTCCGCGCCGACCTCGCCGCGCTCGCCGACCTCGTGCACGACCACGGCGCGCTCCTCTCCGTCGATGCGATCCAGGGCGTGGGCGCGGTGCCCATCGGCGCTGACGGTGGGGTGGAGGCGCTCGGCCTCGACTTCCTCGCATGCGGGTGTCACAAGTGGCTCATGGGCATGCAGGGCGTCGGCTTCTTCTACGTCACGGAGGCGCTCCAGGCCCGCCTCCGGCCGCAGCTCGGCTGGCTCAACGGCCCCATCGATTGGGACGACCTCACCGCCTACGACACCACGCTCCACGACGACGCGACGCGCTTCCGCCTCGGGACGCTCAACACCGCCGGGATCGTCGCCCTCGACGCGGCGCTAGGTGTCTACCACGACGTGGGGCCGGACGCAGCCTGGCAGCACACTCAGGCGCTCACCGCCCGCCTCGCCGACGGCCTCGACGCGCTCGGCCTGCCGCGCTACGGCTCGCGCGACCCCGACGAACGTGCGGGCATCGTCACCGTCGCGCCCGACGAGGTGGGACAGGACGCCGACACCCTCTACGAAGCGCTCGCCGCCGAGGGCATCATGACCGCTGTGCGCGACCGCAAGCTGCGCTTCGCCCCGTCGTACACGAACACGCTGGACGAGATCGAACGCGCGCTGGACGTGCTTGGTGTGGCACTCGGTGCGTCAACCATGGTGGCCCAATGA
- a CDS encoding PTS sugar transporter subunit IIA: MKPPSALHRLLSPETVVLGLDVPDKAAAIDALVDRLGGKESVDDLARLRADVFAREATLSTGVGEGLALPHARTGAVSKSCAAFAVLAAPLDWDAIDEQPVEMVLLLAGAASEQSQHITLLSRIMRLMNRPGFATSLRTADTPDAVLDRIRRAEQGRV, translated from the coding sequence ATGAAACCGCCCTCCGCGCTGCATCGGTTGCTCTCGCCGGAGACGGTTGTGCTCGGGCTCGACGTGCCCGACAAGGCCGCCGCTATCGACGCGCTTGTGGACCGGCTGGGCGGCAAGGAGAGCGTGGACGACCTCGCCCGGCTCCGCGCCGACGTGTTCGCCCGCGAAGCCACGCTCTCGACGGGCGTCGGCGAAGGCCTCGCGCTCCCGCATGCGCGCACCGGCGCCGTGTCAAAAAGCTGCGCGGCCTTCGCCGTGCTTGCCGCGCCCCTCGACTGGGACGCCATCGACGAGCAGCCCGTCGAGATGGTGCTGCTGCTTGCAGGGGCCGCTTCCGAGCAAAGTCAGCACATTACGCTGCTGAGCCGCATCATGCGCCTGATGAACCGCCCGGGCTTCGCTACCTCCCTCCGCACCGCCGACACGCCCGACGCCGTCCTCGACCGCATCCGCCGCGCCGAACAAGGACGGGTCTGA
- a CDS encoding prolipoprotein diacylglyceryl transferase has protein sequence MYPRISDLTQDLFGFEFPIPLYSFGLMVAVAILVATELTRREVERLYAAGRLPATTISEKNKKGRTVTRDVSPATLVLILMVLAAAFGIAGSKLFHLIDYWEEFVQNPAEMLFSSSGLTFYGGLICATLGMAYYLRRKGQPFFQWADAAAPGLILAYGIGRIGCYLAGDGDWGTCSRLEDKPAFLPDWLWSETFPNNYLGVDPTQFVVDRGGTCVEGADGVYPTMLYEFAMGVVLFAVLWALRTHPFKAGWLFSLYLVFNAVERFLIEFIRINPVNAGIFSQSQLIAMALFVLGVIGLFVFTRRRDPATLDATPVTTG, from the coding sequence ATGTATCCTCGCATCAGCGACCTCACGCAGGACCTCTTCGGGTTCGAGTTTCCCATCCCGCTCTACTCGTTCGGGTTGATGGTTGCCGTAGCCATCCTCGTGGCGACTGAGTTGACGCGGCGCGAAGTGGAACGGCTCTATGCGGCCGGCCGGCTTCCGGCAACGACGATCTCGGAGAAGAACAAGAAGGGCCGCACCGTCACCCGCGACGTCAGCCCGGCAACCCTCGTGCTCATCTTGATGGTGCTCGCCGCGGCGTTTGGCATCGCCGGGTCCAAGCTCTTCCACCTGATCGACTACTGGGAGGAGTTCGTCCAGAACCCCGCCGAGATGCTCTTCAGTTCGTCGGGGCTGACGTTCTATGGCGGGCTGATCTGCGCCACGCTGGGCATGGCCTACTACCTCCGTCGCAAGGGCCAGCCGTTCTTCCAGTGGGCCGATGCCGCCGCGCCGGGCCTGATCCTCGCCTATGGCATCGGCCGCATCGGCTGCTACCTCGCCGGCGACGGCGACTGGGGCACGTGCTCCCGGCTCGAAGACAAGCCCGCGTTCTTGCCGGATTGGCTCTGGAGCGAGACGTTCCCCAACAACTACCTCGGCGTGGACCCGACGCAGTTCGTCGTGGACCGGGGCGGTACCTGCGTCGAGGGCGCCGACGGCGTCTACCCGACCATGCTCTACGAGTTTGCGATGGGCGTGGTGCTCTTCGCCGTGCTCTGGGCGCTGCGCACGCACCCGTTCAAGGCGGGCTGGCTCTTCTCGCTCTACCTCGTCTTCAACGCAGTCGAGCGCTTCCTGATCGAGTTCATCCGCATCAACCCGGTCAACGCGGGCATCTTCTCGCAGTCGCAGCTCATCGCGATGGCGCTGTTCGTCTTAGGCGTGATCGGCCTCTTCGTCTTCACCCGCCGCCGCGACCCCGCCACGCTCGACGCTACGCCCGTCACGACCGGGTGA